One genomic window of Diospyros lotus cultivar Yz01 chromosome 8, ASM1463336v1, whole genome shotgun sequence includes the following:
- the LOC127808583 gene encoding uncharacterized protein LOC127808583, protein MFLTVLVLGPENPKAKLDVFLQPLIAELKHLWDVGVHAYDISLKQNFQLRAALMWTISDFPAYSMLSGYSTAGKLACPYCTIHSDAFYLSKSQKISWYGFRKNTLVKKTPPPVLSGPEILASLDELGLVNATQPNAAQTNADNSHGSGWKSKSIFWDLPYWKTQLIRHNLDVMHIEKNVFENVFNTVMNVPGKTKDTVKSREELNQYCRRITQSTFTLNKKEKAVLCAWVKNLKFPDGYVSNMARCVDTKKLKLFGMKSHDCHVFMQSEHMMKLENDIPITLCKLELIFPPSFFDSMEHLPIHLAYEARIAGPVQYRWMYPFERYLGKLKKTVRNKARVEGSISNSYVVEEASLLCSHYFEDHVVTRHTRVPRNDAGVVNERDDQEGKLSIFKHPCRPFGCKKSRMLFGEEYDVAHRYILMNCPEVEPYLQIYDAELRQRNLGIGDHIIEQLTNKEFPSWFNNYARDPTNNVTNSYIRDLAKGPFNTVTTYPGCFVNGFKFHTISHGSNKGTMNSGMCVKGSNYDDPEKDYYGRITEIVELEYPLVSSFKKVVLFKGDWFIPTLNEGVKIHHAYKIVEVNEKKKWNTNEQFVLASQAIQVYFCEYPSLRRNKSDWLVVTKVKPRFIVEVPQSFNNQEATLPREVLPYQEDDVELHDIAVNDEPVMESEFDEAPELNDEKVLRSDSEDKSESYDEQVLRSDSEYDSESEDEQVLQLDSDDDLESNDTDVDLYDSD, encoded by the exons ATGTTCTTAACGGTGCTAGTGCTAGGACCAGAGAATCCTAAGGCAAAACTTGATGTTTTCTTACAACCCCTTATTGCAGAGTTGAAACATTTGTGGGATGTTGGTGTGCATGCATATGATATCtcattgaaacaaaattttcaactgAGAGCGGCTTTGATGTGGACCATTagtgattttcctgcatattcAATGCTCTCGGGGTATAGCACGGCAGGAAAGCTGGCATGTCCTTATTGCACGATTCACTCGGACGCATTTTACCTGTCAAAGAGTCAAAAGATTTCATG GTATGGATTTCGAAAAAAtactttggtaaaaaaaacacCACCTCCTGTACTGTCTGGACCTGAGATACTTGCTTCCTTGGACGAGTTGGGTTTAGTGAATGCGACACAACCCAATGCTGCACAGACTAATGCAGATAACAGTCATGGTAGTGGTTGGAAGAGTAAGagcattttttgggatttgcctTATTGGAAAACTCAACTTATTCGACACAACTTGGATGTTATGCATATAGAGAAAAACGTGTTCGAAAATGTGTTCAATACAGTGATGAATGTACCAGGCAAAACTAAGGACACAGTAAAGTCGAGAGAAGAGTTGAATCAATATTGTCGCCGCATTACTCAATCAACATTTACtctgaacaagaaagaaaaagctgTCTTGTGTGCGtgggtaaaaaatttaaaatttcctGATGGGTATGTGTCGAACATGGCTAGATGTGTTGACACAAAGAAGCTTAAGTTGTTTGGGATGAAAAGTCACGATTGTCATGTGTTCATGCAAAG TGAGCATATGATGAAATTAGAGAACGACATCCCCATCACTTTGTGTAAGTTGGAGCTCATATTCCCTCCAAGTTTCTTTGACTCTATGGAGCATCTTCCAATCCATTTGGCTTATGAAGCAAGGATAGCAGGTCCAGTTcaatatcgatggatgtatccgTTTGAAAG ataccttggaaagttgaagaaaacaGTTAGAAATAAAGCTCGAGTGGAAGGCTCTATTTCTAATTCATACGTTGTGGAAGAAGCGTCATTGTTGTGTTCTCATTACTTTGAGGACCATGTTGTTACAAGGCATACACGAGTGCCGCGCAACGATGCTGGTGTTGTAAATGAAAGGGATGATCAGGAGGGGAAGTTATCAATTTTCAAGCATCCTTGTCGACCATTTGGATGTAAAAAGTCACGAATGTTATTCGGTGAAGAATATGATGTTGCACACagatatattttgatgaattgtCCAGAAGTTGAGCCGTATCTGCA aatttacgATGCTGAGCTAAGGCAACGTAATCTCGGCATTGGCGACCACATCATTGAACAATTAACAAATAAGGAATTCCCTTCTTGGTTCAATAATTAT GCTCGCGATCCTACGAACAATGTGACCAATTCATACATTAGGGATCTCGCAAAAGGACCTTTTAACACTGTTACAACGTACCCTGGCTGCTTTGTTAATGGATTTAAATTTCACACGATTAGCCATGGTTCGAATAAAGGCACTATGAATAGTGGCATGTGCGTTAAAGGATCCAACTACGATGATCCCGAGAAGGACTATTATGGTCGGATAACAGAGATTGTCGAGCTCGAGTATCCTTTAGTATCGTCATTCAAGAAAGTTGTATTGTTCAAGGGCGATTGGTTTATTCCAACTTTGAACGAGGGGGTGAAGATTCATCATGCTTATAAGATCGTCGAGgtcaatgaaaagaagaaatggaatacAAACGAGCAATTTGTATTAGCTTCTCAAGCgattcaagtatatttttgcGAATATCCAAGCTTGAGGCGTAACAAAAGCGATtggttggttgtaacaaaagtcAAACCAAGGTTCATAGTAGAGGTTCCACAATCTTTTAATAATCAAGAGGCGACCCTTCCACGTGAAGTGTTGCCTTACCAAGAGGATGACGTGGAACTACACGATATCGCAGTTAATGATGAGCCAGTTATGGAATCAGAATTTGATGAAGCTCCAGAGTTGAATGATGAGAAAGTTTTGAGATCTGATTCTGAAGATAAATCTGAATCCTATGATGAGCAAGTTTTGCGATCAGACTCTGAATATGACTCTGAATCAGAGGATGAACAAGTTCTTCAATTAGATTCTGATGATGACTTAGAATCTAATGACACGGATGTAGACTTATATGATAGTGATTAG
- the LOC127807173 gene encoding cyclin-D3-3-like, translating into MAQPRSQPQPQNHPFLLDSLYCQEDHWEAEDERVDVFGQQEQEEAEENQNLIPKPPLLLEQDLVWEDEELASLLSKQQETHLYNALQNDPSLASARREAVDWMLKVNAHYSFSALTAVLAVNYLDRFLFGFQFRPENPWMTQLAAVACLSLAAKVEETHVPLLLDFQVEESRYVFEAKAIQRMEVLVLSTLQWRMNPVTPLSFLDHIARRLGLKNHLCWEFLKRCECLFVSIISDCMFTGYLPSVLAAATMLHVVNSVEPCLAGEYQNQLLAILGIDTDKLEDCYKRIHESSLGHQSHKRKLVGSVPGSPNGVMEACFSSDSSNDSWAVTASVSSSPEPLLKKSRSQEQYCHAAEDILS; encoded by the exons ATGGCTCAACCACGATCCCAACCCCAACCTCAAAACCATCCCTTTCTTTTGGACTCTTTGTACTGCCAAGAAGACCACTGGGAGGCCGAGGATGAGAGAGTCGACGTCTTTGGacaacaagaacaagaagaagcagaggagaATCAGAATCTCATCCCTAAGCCTCCACTGTTACTGGAACAGGACCTCGTTTGGGAAGACGAGGAGCTCGCCTCTCTGCTCTCTAAACAGCAAGAAACCCACCTCTACAATGCCCTCCAGAACGACCCGTCTCTCGCCAGTGCTAGAAGAGAAGCCGTGGATTGGATGCTCAAGGTCAATGCCCACTACTCTTTCTCCGCCCTCACGGCGGTCCTCGCCGTCAACTACCTCGACAGGTTCCTCTTCGGCTTCCAGTTCCGGCCGGAGAATCCGTGGATGACCCAGCTTGCGGCCGTGGCCTGCCTCTCTCTGGCCGCCAAAGTGGAGGAGACCCATGTGCCTCTGCTCTTAGATTTCCAA GTAGAGGAGAGCCGATATGTGTTTGAAGCCAAAGCGATTCAGAGAATGGAGGTTTTGGTGCTGTCCACTCTTCAATGGAGGATGAATCCCGTGACCCCGTTATCATTTCTTGATCACATAGCAAGGAGGCTAGGCTTGAAGAACCATTTATGCTGGGAATTTCTCAAGCGATGCGAGTGCCTTTTTGTGTCCATCATCTCTG ATTGTATGTTTACGGGTTATCTTCCCTCTGTATTGGCCGCCGCCACAATGCTGCATGTTGTCAATAGCGTGGAGCCCTGTCTCGCCGGGGAGTACCAAAACCAGCTCTTGGCCATTCTTGGAATCGACACG GACAAATTGGAGGATTGCTATAAGCGAATCCACGAATCATCTCTGGGCCACCAATCCCACAAACGGAAACTCGTCGGATCGGTGCCCGGCAGCCCAAACGGAGTCATGGAAGCTTGTTTCAGCTCCGATAGTTCAAATGACTCGTGGGCAGTGACGGCGTCAGTCTCTTCCTCGCCGGAGCCGCTGTTGAAGAAGAGTAGGTCTCAGGAGCAGTATTGCCATGCGGCTGAAGATATTCTGAGCTGA
- the LOC127808582 gene encoding uncharacterized protein LOC127808582, with protein sequence MYIRRKEDGYVSTEFIKGVEKFVNFAKSQPEWMDGNKIKCPCNQPKCRNTAFRDQDTVTSHLLTKGFVPGYYEWTLHGEVIATVDSVDMSYSASTLEAEPSNLFETMVMDAAGPDFNPNMEEEPPNPEAQAFYDMLSAAKKELYPGCQNHSQLSLVSRLLSFKSEHHLSERGFNQLCELLKEVLPEPNTVIDNFYSTKKLVRGLGLPVEKIDCCRNNCMIFWGDDSDLTVCKFCHDNRYKQVDQADSSKRQKTCVPYKKMHYFPLTPRLLRLYASNSTAAEMRWHADHVVEDGVMRHPSSVGFPCVDSF encoded by the coding sequence ATGTATATCAGGCGTAAGGAGGATGGTTATGTTTCTACGGAATTTATCAAGGGTGTTgagaagtttgttaattttgctAAGAGTCAACCAGAGTGGATGGATGGGAATAAGATTAAATGTCCTTGTAATCAACCAAAGTGTAGGAACACGGCTTTTCGTGACCAGGATACCGTGACAAGTCACTTGCTCACCAAAGGTTTCGTACCAGGGTATTATGAGTGGACACTTCATGGGGAAGTTATTGCTACGGTAGATTCGGTCGATATGTCTTACTCAGCATCAACGCTTGAAGCAGAGCCAAGCAATTTATTTGAGACTATGGTAATGGATGCTGCCGGGCCTGATTTCAATCCGAATATGGAGGAGGAACCTCCAAATCCGGAAGCTCAAGCATTCTATGACATGCTTAGTGctgcaaaaaaagagttatatCCTGGTTGTCAAAATCATTCGCAGTTGTCGCTTGTTTCTAGATTGCTTAGCTTTAAGTCAGAACACCATCTATCTGAGAGGGGATTTAATCAACTTTGTGAATTACTTAAGGAGGTTCTTCCTGAACCTAATACggtgattgataatttttacagtACTAAAAAACTGGTTCGAGGGTTAGGCCTTCCtgttgagaaaattgattgttgTAGGAATAACTGTATGATTTTTTGGGGTGATGACAGTGATTTAACAGTATGCAAGTTTTGTCATGATAATCGGTACAAGCAAGTTGATCAAGCTGACAGTAGCAAACGACAAAAAACTTGTGTTCCTTATAAGAAGATGcattattttcctttaactCCCCGGCTTTTGAGATTGTATGCATCCAATTCAACAGCAGCAGAAATGAGGTGGCACGCAGATCATGTGGTCGAAGATGGCGTCATGCGTCATCCGTCATCCGTCGGATTCCCCTGCGTGGATTCATTTTAA